In Chanodichthys erythropterus isolate Z2021 chromosome 18, ASM2448905v1, whole genome shotgun sequence, the following are encoded in one genomic region:
- the LOC137006248 gene encoding ribonuclease H1-like, producing MPTAYDDGCSYNQQGNLKSGAGVVWLNNDPYPPQQFKLGPHSSQYAEIAAILIPLQLAASHNIKELLICTDSNYVRLSFTCHLAGWKQNGFKTANNKPVKHQELFQACDTFFQ from the coding sequence ATGCCAACAGCATATGACGATGGTTGTTCCTACAATCAACAGGGCAACTTGAAATCGGGAGCAGGCGTGGTCTGGCTCAACAATGACCCTTACCCACCACAACAGTTCAAGTTAGGCCCTCACTCATCGCAATATGCAGAGATAGCAGCCATCCTCATCCCCCTACAACTGGCCGCCTCCCACAACATCAAAGAACTCCTGATATGTACTGACTCGAACTATGTCCGTCTAAGTTTCACATGCCATCTAGCCGGATGGAAACAGAACGGATTCAAGACAGCTAACAACAAGCCTGTCAAACATCAGGAACTTTTCCAAGCATGCGATACCTTTTTCCAGTAG